One stretch of Aquimarina sp. Aq107 DNA includes these proteins:
- a CDS encoding DsrE family protein — MKHTFLFLLALQPGILFCQKEPKKGTIITEYGKTYDVKNPDFKTDLTNNLKAVFDVGRSFGDSTKVNPLINTAARYLNMHANAGVSVKKLKVALVIHGSAANDILNDENYNSKFGINNPNTALISALTEKGVQVILCGQTAAHRNISKSDTHPKVKFSLSAMTALVQLQNKDFRLINF; from the coding sequence TTGAAACACACATTTTTATTTCTCCTTGCTTTACAACCTGGAATACTTTTTTGTCAAAAAGAACCCAAAAAAGGAACTATTATTACAGAATATGGTAAAACGTATGATGTTAAGAACCCAGATTTTAAAACAGACCTTACAAATAATTTAAAAGCTGTTTTTGATGTAGGAAGATCCTTTGGTGACAGCACTAAAGTAAATCCTCTAATAAATACCGCTGCTAGATATCTTAATATGCATGCAAATGCTGGAGTATCTGTAAAAAAACTTAAAGTTGCGTTAGTAATACATGGCAGTGCTGCTAATGATATATTAAATGATGAAAATTATAATTCAAAATTTGGCATCAATAATCCTAATACTGCTTTAATTTCTGCACTTACAGAAAAAGGTGTTCAAGTTATTTTATGTGGGCAAACTGCGGCTCACAGAAACATTTCTAAATCTGATACGCATCCAAAAGTGAAATTTTCATTATCGGCAATGACTGCTTTAGTGCAATTACAAAATAAAGACTTTAGACTCATTAATTTTTAA
- a CDS encoding amidohydrolase, which yields MKNNILIVILLLCSGIHAQKIDPAINSMSEEVENKVIEWRRDFHQNPELSNREFETAKKIAKHLKSLGIEVTENVAKTGVVGILKGGKEGKVVALRADIDALPVTERVDIPFKSTVKTTFLGSEVGVSHACGHDTHTAILMGVAEVLSKNKEKINGTVKFIFQPAEEGPPPGEEGGAKLMIKEGVLKNPDVDAIFGLHINSGTPVGMIRYKPGGTMAAVERFVIDVKGKQTHGSAPWTGVDPILISAKIIDGLQTIISRESPLVDEAAVITVGKITSGVRFNIIPESAEMIGTVRTLDPGMRQMIIRRMNEMVPAIAKAYGGEATITFQNNTSITYNDPTLVAKMLPTIEGIAGKENVILSKATTGGEDFSYFQEVVPGFYFFLGGKSPDEKKAASHHTPDFYIDESGLLLGVKVMSQLTLDYLNAQ from the coding sequence ATGAAAAACAACATACTAATCGTCATACTTCTGTTATGTTCCGGTATACACGCGCAAAAAATAGATCCTGCTATAAATTCTATGTCAGAAGAAGTAGAAAATAAGGTGATAGAATGGCGAAGAGATTTTCATCAAAATCCTGAATTATCTAATAGAGAATTTGAAACTGCAAAAAAAATCGCAAAACATCTAAAAAGCCTTGGTATTGAAGTAACAGAAAATGTAGCTAAAACTGGAGTTGTAGGAATTCTAAAAGGTGGTAAAGAAGGAAAAGTTGTAGCTTTAAGAGCAGATATTGATGCGTTACCAGTAACAGAGAGAGTAGATATACCTTTTAAATCTACAGTTAAAACTACTTTTCTTGGTTCAGAAGTTGGAGTAAGTCATGCTTGTGGGCATGATACGCATACTGCAATACTTATGGGAGTCGCAGAAGTTTTAAGTAAAAATAAAGAAAAGATTAATGGTACTGTGAAATTTATTTTCCAACCAGCAGAAGAAGGTCCTCCACCAGGAGAAGAAGGTGGTGCAAAATTGATGATCAAAGAAGGGGTTCTTAAAAACCCGGATGTAGATGCGATCTTTGGACTTCATATAAATTCAGGAACACCAGTAGGAATGATACGATACAAACCAGGTGGAACCATGGCCGCTGTAGAGCGTTTTGTAATCGATGTAAAAGGAAAACAAACTCACGGATCTGCTCCTTGGACAGGAGTTGATCCTATTTTAATTTCTGCAAAAATTATTGATGGCCTACAAACTATTATTAGTAGAGAATCTCCTTTAGTAGATGAAGCAGCAGTAATAACAGTAGGAAAAATAACAAGTGGTGTGCGGTTTAATATCATACCAGAAAGTGCAGAAATGATTGGTACAGTAAGAACACTTGACCCTGGAATGCGTCAAATGATTATACGTCGTATGAATGAAATGGTTCCTGCAATCGCCAAAGCTTATGGTGGAGAAGCAACCATAACTTTTCAGAACAATACTTCTATCACTTATAATGATCCAACTCTTGTAGCAAAAATGTTGCCTACCATAGAAGGAATTGCTGGAAAAGAAAATGTAATTTTATCAAAAGCTACTACAGGAGGAGAAGACTTTTCGTATTTTCAAGAAGTGGTACCTGGTTTTTACTTCTTCTTAGGAGGAAAATCACCAGATGAAAAAAAAGCGGCTTCGCACCATACACCTGATTTTTATATTGATGAAAGTGGTTTATTATTAGGTGTAAAAGTGATGTCACAATTAACATTAGACTATTTAAATGCTCAATAA
- a CDS encoding PKD domain-containing protein: MTKIYLKSFILTLFIVNTFITYAQQNSPQLIVENIDNLVKNLTTKSKGLSINLPTKNTSVSLTIKVEKKQNDQTIYIGSINNEKLSTFTLYKTKDQLEGTLVLRNNKIGYEIFSDDLGKVYIKEVDINDLICIDFEATKENNQSKNNISSRMPPQLESLPGAPGIIYLDFDGEVVSGTRWVSGGTINAESPNFSDQKIIDVWKIMAEDFSAFNLNVTTRRDLYDAAPQNKRMMCIFTPTNDAAPGSGGVAYLGSFSSTRNDDPCWVYNLSTRAAGETGSHEIGHTLRLSHDGRPGEEYYAGHGQWSPIMGWSASKPIGHWSMGEYDDATQQQDDIEIIAGSQNGIGFREDDHKDILAEATPILVDTDGNVSADQNYGFIHNRSDKDIFSFVIETGNVSFNFNPSSDNPNLNIQARILNGIGEEIATSDPSGLSANIDLNLTFGTYFIEIDGVGEGNLSNGYSDYSSIGNYYISGKYIPGDNNQPPIANFEAATNCSTVNFNSTTINNVNTYAWDFGDGNTSAEQNPTHTYANSGTYSVSLTTSNSAGEDTRQRDDFITINIPQQPIGESQSICIGESASLTVTGNSEFQWYDAPTGGNLLYTGATYEANTLQTSQTYYVSGSFDNCTTNTRTAIQVIVEENPESPTLSIPDTKNLTVESTYAQYQWYLNGVMITGANDSQYRPDQIGDYSVEVFNETGCNVISSIFSVDLSQLNLSQGSSVFNFYPNPTRDILTIDGLTINEKDIRIVNTSGQVVMNTIIQPQVDLTKLSSGLYMILINNKSVGKFVKL; encoded by the coding sequence ATGACTAAAATCTACCTCAAAAGTTTTATCCTAACTCTTTTTATAGTAAACACTTTTATCACTTATGCTCAGCAAAACTCCCCACAATTAATTGTGGAAAACATAGATAATTTGGTTAAAAACCTCACTACTAAATCAAAGGGTCTTTCTATTAATTTACCTACCAAAAACACTTCTGTATCGTTAACCATTAAAGTAGAAAAAAAACAAAATGATCAAACCATTTATATAGGAAGTATCAATAATGAAAAACTTTCCACTTTTACACTATACAAAACAAAAGATCAATTAGAAGGGACTCTTGTCCTTAGAAATAATAAAATTGGTTATGAAATTTTCTCTGACGATCTAGGAAAGGTATATATCAAAGAGGTGGATATTAACGATCTAATTTGTATAGATTTTGAAGCCACTAAAGAAAATAATCAAAGTAAAAATAATATATCATCTAGAATGCCTCCTCAATTAGAAAGTCTTCCGGGAGCTCCTGGAATTATTTATTTAGATTTTGACGGAGAGGTTGTATCAGGAACTCGCTGGGTTAGTGGTGGTACCATTAATGCAGAATCTCCGAACTTTTCCGATCAAAAAATAATAGATGTTTGGAAAATAATGGCTGAAGATTTTAGTGCTTTCAACCTAAATGTAACTACAAGACGAGATCTGTATGATGCCGCTCCTCAAAACAAAAGAATGATGTGTATTTTTACTCCTACTAATGACGCAGCACCTGGTTCTGGCGGTGTTGCATATTTAGGTTCTTTTTCTTCTACTAGAAATGATGATCCATGTTGGGTATATAACTTATCTACAAGAGCTGCGGGAGAAACAGGGTCTCACGAAATAGGACATACATTAAGATTAAGTCATGATGGCAGACCTGGAGAAGAATATTATGCAGGCCACGGACAATGGTCTCCAATAATGGGATGGAGCGCCAGCAAACCAATAGGTCATTGGAGTATGGGAGAATATGATGATGCAACTCAACAACAAGATGATATAGAAATTATCGCTGGATCACAAAATGGTATCGGTTTTAGAGAAGATGATCATAAAGATATTCTGGCAGAAGCAACTCCTATTCTGGTGGATACGGATGGAAATGTAAGTGCTGATCAAAATTATGGTTTTATTCATAATCGTTCTGATAAGGACATCTTTTCTTTTGTAATTGAAACAGGAAATGTATCCTTTAATTTCAATCCTAGTTCAGACAATCCTAATCTTAATATACAAGCTCGTATTCTAAATGGTATTGGAGAAGAAATTGCTACTTCAGATCCTTCAGGTCTTAGTGCCAATATTGATTTAAATCTTACGTTTGGAACATATTTCATAGAAATTGATGGTGTTGGCGAGGGTAATCTAAGTAATGGATATTCTGATTATTCTTCTATAGGTAATTATTATATTTCTGGTAAGTATATCCCAGGCGATAATAATCAACCCCCAATAGCAAATTTTGAAGCAGCAACGAATTGTTCTACAGTTAATTTTAATAGTACCACAATAAATAATGTAAATACATATGCTTGGGATTTTGGAGATGGAAACACTTCTGCCGAACAAAATCCAACTCATACATATGCTAATAGTGGAACGTATAGTGTATCACTTACTACATCCAATAGTGCCGGTGAAGATACTAGACAAAGAGATGATTTTATTACTATTAATATTCCGCAACAACCAATTGGCGAAAGTCAAAGTATTTGTATTGGTGAATCCGCTTCTTTAACTGTTACCGGAAATAGTGAATTCCAATGGTATGATGCTCCAACTGGTGGCAATTTATTATATACAGGAGCAACGTATGAAGCTAATACTTTACAAACAAGTCAAACATATTATGTGTCGGGGTCCTTCGATAACTGTACAACAAATACTAGGACAGCAATACAGGTAATTGTTGAGGAGAACCCGGAATCTCCTACCCTTTCAATTCCGGACACCAAAAATCTAACAGTAGAATCAACATATGCGCAATATCAGTGGTATCTAAATGGTGTAATGATTACAGGAGCAAATGATTCTCAGTATAGACCAGATCAAATAGGAGACTATAGTGTAGAAGTTTTTAACGAAACTGGATGTAATGTTATTTCATCAATATTCTCAGTAGATTTATCTCAATTAAATCTAAGCCAAGGGTCAAGTGTTTTCAATTTTTATCCAAATCCTACAAGAGATATACTTACAATAGATGGACTAACTATTAACGAAAAAGATATAAGAATTGTAAATACATCTGGGCAAGTAGTAATGAATACGATCATACAGCCCCAAGTAGATTTAACTAAATTATCTAGTGGACTTTATATGATTTTAATAAATAATAAATCTGTTGGTAAATTCGTGAAACTATAA
- a CDS encoding VOC family protein: MLTDINPKLPMRNKKVTKDFYIDKLGFKEFGSTNFNEYLMIEKDQIQIHFFEFKKVDPKKNYGQVYIRTNNIEQLYQTLLSNNVSIHPNGKLEPKPWGQKEFSLLDPDSNLLTFGQAI; encoded by the coding sequence ATGTTGACTGATATTAACCCTAAGCTACCAATGCGAAATAAAAAGGTTACTAAGGATTTCTATATTGATAAATTGGGGTTTAAAGAATTTGGAAGTACTAATTTTAATGAATATTTAATGATCGAAAAAGATCAAATTCAAATTCATTTTTTTGAGTTTAAAAAAGTCGATCCTAAAAAAAATTATGGTCAAGTTTATATTAGAACTAATAACATAGAACAACTATATCAGACTTTATTAAGTAATAATGTAAGTATCCATCCAAATGGAAAATTAGAACCTAAACCTTGGGGTCAGAAAGAGTTTTCTTTACTTGATCCAGATAGTAACCTTCTTACATTCGGTCAAGCTATTTAA
- a CDS encoding FMN-binding glutamate synthase family protein — MDTVLDFISSISWWMWILIALIFIAIRDIFFNKKHTVSHNFPIVGHLRYLLESIGPEMRQYFVANNREELPFNRIERGWVYASSKNENNYEGFGTDRDIYQHQHIFIKNCMIPFQMNTDHPNKIDKTFLPCAKVMGAYNQRKKPYRPASAINVSAMSYGSLSARAIDSLNNGVKKAGAYHNTGEGGLSPYHSNGGDVVFHFGTGYFGVRTEDGNFSMEKMKALVEKNPFIKAIEIKLSQGAKPGKGGVLPGAKITSEIAKIRGVEIGKDVLSPSTHKAFKDVPELLQLIEDIASETGLPVGIKAAIGKTEQWELLAELMVKSNRGPDFITIDGGEGGTGAAPPSFADHVSLPWIYGFSAIYKIFQKHNLTDRVVFIGSGKLGFPAKAAMAFAMGADCINVAREAMMSIGCIQAQICHTNKCPAGIATQSKWLQKGINVPLKSDRLAQYFKSFRKELIEITHAAGYEHPSQFTMKDIDINVDDGELTKTLEESFKYSKTPVEFTCTQDLKDCSHLGGNYHKINNK, encoded by the coding sequence ATGGATACTGTATTAGATTTTATTAGTTCGATATCCTGGTGGATGTGGATTTTAATCGCTCTTATATTTATTGCGATTAGAGATATATTCTTTAACAAAAAACATACGGTTAGTCATAATTTTCCTATCGTTGGACACCTTAGATACCTTCTAGAAAGTATAGGGCCAGAAATGAGACAATACTTTGTCGCTAACAATAGAGAAGAACTTCCTTTTAATAGAATTGAAAGAGGATGGGTATACGCTTCATCTAAAAATGAAAACAACTATGAAGGGTTTGGTACTGATCGAGATATTTATCAACATCAACATATTTTCATAAAAAATTGTATGATTCCTTTTCAGATGAATACGGATCATCCTAATAAGATTGATAAAACCTTTTTGCCTTGTGCAAAAGTAATGGGAGCATACAATCAACGTAAAAAACCTTACCGCCCAGCATCTGCAATCAATGTCTCTGCGATGAGTTATGGTTCATTATCTGCTCGTGCCATTGACTCTCTTAATAATGGAGTAAAAAAGGCAGGTGCTTATCATAATACAGGAGAAGGTGGATTGTCTCCATATCATAGTAATGGTGGTGATGTTGTTTTTCATTTTGGTACAGGATATTTTGGTGTTCGTACAGAGGATGGAAACTTTTCTATGGAGAAAATGAAAGCTTTAGTCGAAAAGAATCCATTTATCAAAGCTATCGAAATTAAACTTTCTCAAGGAGCTAAACCTGGTAAGGGTGGTGTACTACCAGGTGCAAAGATCACATCAGAAATTGCAAAAATCAGAGGTGTAGAAATTGGTAAAGATGTCTTATCTCCTTCAACTCATAAAGCTTTTAAAGATGTTCCAGAATTATTGCAATTGATTGAAGATATAGCTTCAGAAACTGGATTGCCTGTTGGGATCAAAGCTGCAATTGGTAAAACTGAACAATGGGAACTACTTGCAGAGTTAATGGTAAAATCTAATAGAGGCCCTGATTTTATTACGATTGATGGTGGCGAAGGAGGAACAGGTGCTGCTCCCCCAAGTTTTGCTGATCATGTATCACTACCCTGGATTTATGGTTTTAGTGCGATTTATAAAATATTTCAAAAACACAATCTAACAGATAGAGTTGTTTTTATCGGTAGTGGTAAATTAGGTTTTCCTGCAAAAGCTGCTATGGCATTTGCAATGGGAGCAGATTGTATTAATGTAGCGAGAGAAGCAATGATGAGTATTGGTTGTATACAAGCTCAAATTTGTCATACTAATAAATGTCCTGCTGGAATTGCTACACAGAGTAAATGGTTACAAAAGGGTATAAACGTACCTCTTAAATCTGATCGACTGGCACAATATTTTAAATCGTTTCGGAAAGAACTAATAGAAATCACCCACGCGGCTGGATATGAACATCCTTCTCAATTTACAATGAAAGACATTGATATAAATGTTGATGATGGTGAACTTACAAAAACCTTAGAAGAATCTTTTAAATACAGTAAAACCCCTGTAGAATTTACCTGTACTCAAGATTTAAAAGATTGCTCTCATCTTGGAGGAAATTATCACAAAATAAATAACAAATAG
- a CDS encoding ATP-dependent helicase — MEEYLAGLNDAQRAPVLQKDGPMIVIAGAGSGKTRVLTFRIAYLMNQGVDSFNILSLTFTNKAAREMKKRIADIVGASEAKNLWMGTFHSIFAKILRIEADKLGYPSNFTIYDTQDSQRLISSVIKEMGLDKDIYKYKQVQSRISSYKNSLITVKAYFQNAELVEADAMAKRPRMGEIYQHYVDRCFKAGAMDFDDLLLKTNELLNRFPEVLAKYQNRFRYILVDEYQDTNHSQYLIVKALSDKFQNICVVGDDAQSIYAFRGANINNILNFQKDYDNVQQYRLEQNYRSTKNIVEAANSIIDKNKTKLDKVVWTANDPGPKILVNRLLTDGDEGRYVASSIFENQMQHQLTNGQFAILYRTNAQSRAMEDALRKRDIKYRIYGGLSFYQRKEIKDVLAYLRLIINPKDEEALKRVINYPARGIGATTVDKLVVAANHYDRSIFEVIENLDRINLKINSGTKTRLENFMNMIKSFQVTNQTSDAFVLSEMVAKNTGLLQELKKDGTPEGIARIENIEELLNGIRDFVEEQKELADETGSLAEFLEDVALATDLDQDTGDDDRVALMTIHLAKGLEFPYVYIVGMEEDLFPSGMSMNTRSELEEERRLFYVALTRAEKQAYLTYTQSRYRWGKLVDAEPSRFIEEIDAKYLEYITPIDTYRYKPLVDTDIFGEVDKSKLRLKKPVSGSPPVSHKPSEEQLRKLRKLRPISNNTNNNTPKTNLFDGELVPGTMVEHMRFGKGKILQLEGVGQDKKAEINFENGGIKKLLLRFAKLKILG, encoded by the coding sequence TTGGAAGAATATTTAGCTGGATTAAATGATGCACAACGTGCTCCTGTACTGCAGAAGGATGGCCCTATGATTGTGATTGCTGGTGCTGGATCAGGAAAAACGAGAGTTCTTACTTTTAGAATAGCATATTTAATGAATCAAGGAGTAGATTCATTTAATATACTATCCCTTACTTTTACCAATAAAGCAGCACGTGAAATGAAGAAGCGTATTGCAGATATTGTTGGAGCAAGCGAAGCAAAGAATCTATGGATGGGAACATTTCATTCTATTTTTGCTAAAATATTAAGAATTGAAGCTGATAAATTAGGATATCCTTCTAACTTTACTATTTATGATACGCAAGATTCCCAGAGATTAATTTCTTCAGTGATTAAAGAAATGGGATTGGATAAAGATATCTATAAATATAAACAGGTACAATCCCGCATTTCTTCCTATAAAAATAGTTTAATCACAGTAAAAGCATATTTTCAGAATGCTGAATTGGTTGAAGCAGATGCCATGGCAAAAAGACCCCGAATGGGAGAAATCTATCAACATTATGTAGATAGATGTTTTAAAGCCGGTGCCATGGATTTTGATGACTTGTTACTAAAAACTAATGAATTATTAAATCGTTTTCCAGAGGTCTTAGCAAAATATCAGAATCGTTTTAGATATATATTGGTGGATGAGTATCAGGATACGAATCATTCGCAATACTTAATTGTAAAAGCATTATCGGATAAGTTTCAGAACATATGTGTAGTAGGAGATGATGCTCAAAGTATATATGCTTTTCGTGGAGCAAATATCAATAATATTCTTAATTTCCAGAAGGACTACGATAATGTACAACAGTATCGATTGGAGCAAAATTATAGATCTACAAAAAATATTGTTGAAGCAGCTAATTCTATAATTGATAAGAATAAAACAAAACTCGATAAAGTTGTATGGACAGCTAACGATCCCGGACCAAAAATTTTAGTAAATCGATTATTAACAGATGGAGATGAGGGTAGATATGTAGCAAGTTCTATTTTTGAAAATCAAATGCAGCATCAATTGACTAATGGTCAATTTGCTATTCTGTACCGAACAAATGCACAATCCAGAGCTATGGAAGATGCACTTCGAAAAAGAGATATTAAATATAGAATTTACGGAGGGTTATCGTTTTACCAAAGAAAAGAAATCAAAGACGTTTTAGCGTATCTTAGGTTGATTATAAACCCAAAAGATGAAGAAGCTTTAAAACGAGTTATCAATTATCCTGCAAGAGGAATTGGAGCTACTACAGTAGATAAATTAGTAGTAGCTGCAAATCATTATGATCGATCTATTTTTGAAGTTATTGAAAATTTAGACCGTATAAATCTAAAAATTAATAGTGGGACAAAGACTAGACTTGAGAACTTTATGAATATGATTAAAAGTTTTCAGGTTACTAATCAAACTTCTGATGCTTTTGTGTTATCAGAAATGGTTGCAAAGAATACTGGTCTTTTACAGGAACTTAAAAAAGATGGTACACCAGAGGGAATTGCCCGTATAGAAAATATAGAAGAACTATTAAATGGTATTCGTGATTTTGTTGAAGAACAGAAAGAATTAGCAGATGAGACAGGGTCTTTAGCTGAGTTTTTAGAAGATGTGGCATTGGCAACAGATCTTGATCAAGATACAGGGGATGATGATAGAGTGGCTTTAATGACGATACACTTAGCAAAAGGATTGGAGTTCCCATATGTATACATTGTAGGTATGGAAGAAGATTTATTTCCTTCTGGGATGAGTATGAATACACGGTCAGAGCTAGAAGAGGAGCGAAGACTGTTTTACGTAGCACTTACAAGAGCCGAGAAACAGGCATATTTAACTTATACTCAATCACGTTATAGATGGGGAAAATTAGTAGATGCAGAACCAAGTCGCTTTATAGAAGAAATAGATGCTAAATATTTAGAGTATATCACACCAATAGATACATATCGTTATAAACCATTAGTAGATACTGATATTTTTGGCGAAGTTGATAAAAGTAAACTTAGACTTAAGAAACCTGTTTCTGGATCACCGCCGGTTTCTCATAAACCATCAGAAGAACAATTACGTAAATTACGTAAATTAAGACCTATATCTAATAACACCAATAATAATACACCAAAAACTAATCTTTTTGACGGGGAATTAGTGCCAGGAACTATGGTAGAGCATATGCGTTTTGGTAAAGGGAAAATACTTCAGCTAGAAGGAGTGGGGCAAGATAAAAAAGCCGAGATTAATTTTGAAAATGGTGGAATCAAGAAATTATTATTACGATTTGCCAAATTAAAAATACTTGGTTAA